Proteins co-encoded in one Phycisphaerae bacterium genomic window:
- the smc gene encoding chromosome segregation protein SMC — MRLEKIVLDGFKSFADKTEFNFNQQITAIVGPNGCGKSNVVDALKWVLGEQSTKSLRSGQMSDVIFSGSASRKPIGMAEVSLHFSQAASLGVEQDELVITRRLYRSGDSEYLINNKASRLKDVRELFMDTGVGVRAYSIIEQGQIAQILTSSKTDRRFIFEEAAGISKYKAQKKEALRRLEHADQNLLRLADIVGEVQKQLRSIKLQAGKARSYLQYNQRLKELRVTFSLAQYHQITNETTQKTAQADELQNQLAAVSAQVSQNEAKLSTLAAAIIEKENEINRCDNNLVSITGRIEQQQQKIEFLHKRIREMQDRKGLEEQNIKQIQQRLADFETQIEQGGCELENISVILEQKSSELEKLQEQIRTINLACAETETELQDEKTGIIDIVRHTAQLHNEIQSINIYRNNLSGQKDRLADRVSQAKQQFESMLGGKAQNQARLDDINKVIAELQQQLESKRQQINQIDKDVARTNEQLAQEREQRSAIQSEIKVIADMENRREGIHNAVKKILNLSQQKPFIKGIIADIIRAKPEYAAAIEAALEGKADAIVSDSTEQVLGDRTLAEQAGGRVRFICTDRLEPFVESLSFPQADGIIGRAVEFVSFDHEYARLVWQMLGKTIVVENIQKAFELASFCSFGYSFVTIDGDILNSDGSYSTGPIGKAVGLISRKSRLLQLTGEMENVSANISSLETKLAAGVRENEHLEKLCKDFRTSVYEANTEKTNISSDLNVIEQNIKRLSQEQPILTSEIQSLEKQISDTVHKEYQSKQQLEELETVNVQRTERIAQLEAQLAEKKKTLEQNSIELTELKVFIGQGQEQKKAIEQKIASLNAQTEHGRSELASAQNNIKSCTEQIEQGQKDILGTEAEISELFTQKDAAHNQSVQLHEEVEAMLQQRNQTEEILKHDRLRQSELDQQVNQLKMELGQLQVKSTDLVQRVTEELGMDLVAEYQNYNASGEINWDSVRDEITELRGKIERLGNVNVDAIEQQEELEKRNEFLTGQIEDLNNSKNQLQQLINRLNKESMDKFAVTFEQIRTNFQEVFRKLFGGGKADILLEQPEDILESGIEVIARPPGKEPRSISLLSGGEKTMTAIALLFAIFKTKPSPFCFLDEVDAALDEANNERFDLIVQEFKKNSQFVIITHAKRTMSIADTLFGITMQQKGISKKISVTFDNYQPQQEEAAVA; from the coding sequence TTGAGACTTGAGAAGATCGTTCTGGATGGCTTTAAGAGCTTTGCAGACAAGACAGAATTCAATTTTAATCAGCAGATAACTGCCATAGTGGGGCCAAACGGATGCGGTAAAAGTAATGTAGTTGATGCGCTAAAATGGGTACTTGGCGAACAAAGCACCAAGAGCCTGCGGTCGGGACAGATGTCCGATGTTATATTCAGCGGCTCGGCTTCGAGAAAGCCAATAGGTATGGCTGAAGTGAGCCTGCACTTCTCTCAGGCAGCATCGCTCGGTGTCGAACAGGACGAACTTGTTATAACCCGCAGGCTGTACCGCAGCGGAGACAGCGAATATCTTATCAATAATAAAGCCAGCCGATTAAAAGACGTCCGTGAACTCTTTATGGATACCGGAGTCGGAGTCAGGGCATATTCAATTATCGAACAGGGTCAAATCGCACAAATCCTGACCAGTTCGAAGACCGACAGAAGATTTATCTTTGAAGAAGCGGCGGGAATAAGCAAATATAAAGCACAGAAAAAAGAAGCGCTTCGACGGCTCGAACATGCCGACCAAAACCTGCTGAGACTGGCTGATATCGTCGGCGAAGTACAAAAACAACTGAGAAGCATAAAACTCCAGGCAGGCAAGGCAAGAAGCTACCTGCAATACAACCAAAGACTGAAAGAGCTGCGGGTAACATTCTCGCTGGCTCAATACCACCAGATAACAAACGAAACCACACAGAAAACCGCTCAGGCAGACGAACTGCAGAATCAATTGGCCGCAGTTTCCGCACAGGTTTCGCAAAATGAAGCGAAATTGAGCACACTTGCCGCGGCAATCATCGAAAAAGAAAATGAAATCAACCGCTGCGATAACAACCTGGTAAGCATAACCGGCAGAATCGAACAGCAGCAGCAGAAAATAGAGTTCCTCCATAAAAGAATCCGGGAAATGCAGGATCGCAAAGGGCTTGAAGAGCAAAATATCAAACAGATTCAGCAGCGACTGGCTGATTTCGAGACACAGATTGAACAGGGTGGTTGTGAACTTGAGAACATCAGCGTTATTCTTGAACAGAAATCATCCGAACTTGAAAAACTTCAGGAACAGATAAGAACAATCAACCTGGCCTGCGCCGAAACCGAAACAGAACTGCAGGACGAGAAAACAGGCATAATAGATATTGTCAGGCACACCGCGCAGCTTCACAATGAAATTCAAAGCATAAACATATACCGCAATAATCTCAGCGGACAAAAAGACAGACTGGCCGACAGGGTCAGCCAGGCGAAACAGCAGTTCGAATCCATGCTCGGCGGCAAGGCTCAGAATCAGGCCCGACTCGACGATATAAATAAAGTCATCGCTGAACTGCAGCAGCAGCTCGAATCCAAACGGCAGCAGATAAATCAGATTGACAAAGATGTCGCCCGGACGAACGAACAGCTCGCACAGGAAAGAGAGCAGCGAAGCGCGATACAAAGCGAAATCAAAGTAATCGCCGATATGGAAAACAGACGCGAAGGCATTCATAACGCTGTCAAAAAAATCCTGAACCTGTCGCAGCAAAAACCATTTATCAAAGGCATTATCGCAGACATTATTCGCGCAAAGCCGGAATATGCCGCAGCCATAGAAGCGGCACTGGAAGGCAAAGCGGACGCAATCGTGTCGGACAGCACAGAACAGGTTCTCGGCGACAGGACCCTTGCCGAACAGGCCGGCGGAAGAGTCAGATTCATCTGCACAGACAGACTTGAGCCTTTTGTAGAAAGTCTCAGCTTTCCGCAGGCAGACGGTATTATCGGCAGAGCCGTGGAATTCGTCAGTTTCGACCATGAATACGCCCGGCTCGTCTGGCAGATGCTGGGAAAAACGATTGTCGTTGAAAATATTCAAAAGGCTTTCGAGCTTGCCTCTTTCTGTTCATTCGGCTACAGCTTCGTAACTATCGACGGTGATATACTCAACAGCGACGGCAGCTACAGCACAGGACCTATCGGAAAAGCGGTCGGCCTTATTTCGAGAAAAAGCAGGCTCCTGCAGCTTACCGGCGAAATGGAAAATGTCTCGGCAAATATATCGAGCCTTGAAACCAAGCTCGCCGCAGGCGTCAGGGAAAATGAACACCTCGAAAAACTCTGCAAAGACTTCAGGACAAGCGTCTATGAAGCCAATACTGAAAAGACAAATATCAGTTCTGACCTGAATGTAATCGAGCAGAACATAAAAAGACTTTCACAGGAACAGCCGATTCTGACCAGTGAAATCCAGTCGCTCGAAAAACAAATTTCTGACACTGTCCATAAAGAGTATCAGTCGAAACAGCAGCTTGAGGAGCTTGAAACAGTAAATGTCCAGAGGACAGAACGTATCGCCCAGCTTGAGGCTCAGCTTGCTGAAAAGAAAAAGACACTCGAACAAAACAGTATCGAGCTTACGGAACTGAAAGTCTTCATCGGCCAGGGGCAGGAGCAGAAAAAGGCTATCGAGCAGAAAATAGCGAGCCTGAACGCCCAGACTGAACACGGCAGGAGCGAACTGGCCTCTGCGCAGAATAATATCAAGTCCTGTACCGAACAGATTGAACAGGGCCAGAAAGACATACTCGGCACCGAAGCGGAAATTTCCGAACTGTTCACACAGAAAGACGCCGCCCATAATCAAAGCGTACAACTTCACGAAGAAGTTGAAGCTATGCTGCAGCAGAGAAATCAGACCGAAGAAATACTCAAACATGACAGGCTCCGCCAAAGCGAGCTCGACCAGCAGGTTAACCAGCTTAAAATGGAATTAGGACAGCTTCAGGTCAAGTCAACAGACCTTGTGCAGCGGGTAACGGAAGAGCTTGGTATGGACCTTGTCGCTGAGTATCAAAACTATAATGCGTCAGGCGAAATTAACTGGGACTCTGTCAGAGATGAAATCACGGAGCTTCGCGGTAAAATCGAAAGACTCGGAAACGTCAACGTCGACGCAATCGAACAGCAGGAAGAACTCGAAAAAAGAAATGAATTTTTAACAGGTCAGATAGAAGACCTCAATAACAGCAAAAATCAGCTTCAGCAGTTGATTAACCGTCTCAATAAAGAGTCGATGGATAAATTCGCCGTGACCTTCGAACAGATAAGAACCAATTTCCAGGAAGTATTCAGAAAACTGTTCGGCGGCGGAAAAGCAGATATTCTTCTTGAACAGCCTGAAGATATACTCGAAAGCGGCATCGAAGTTATCGCGCGTCCTCCGGGAAAAGAACCGAGAAGCATCAGCCTGCTGAGCGGCGGCGAAAAAACAATGACTGCGATTGCGCTGCTGTTTGCGATATTCAAAACAAAGCCTTCGCCGTTCTGTTTCCTTGACGAAGTTGACGCCGCTCTTGACGAGGCCAATAACGAGCGGTTCGACCTTATTGTGCAGGAATTCAAAAAGAATTCGCAGTTTGTGATTATCACTCACGCCAAACGCACAATGAGCATTGCTGATACGCTTTTCGGAATAACAATGCAGCAGAAAGGCATCAGCAAGAAGATAAGCGTTACTTTTGATAATTATCAGCCGCAGCAGGAAGAAGCCGCTGTTGCGTAA
- a CDS encoding pitrilysin family protein gives MPKKTDIYKLANGMTVIGIPVASVQSAAFEFLLPAGASVMPHGCCGAPAIIEDWIFRGAGGKTSRELSDMLDGLGLHRGSGVESKHITLSAALQADNLPKAIELYADIILKPALEPEQFEYSRQLALHGLLSLEDDPRHKISLLLREHFYPDPLGKNTAGKQEDLQTITAEKCNGIISENLNISQTIFAVAGKYDFKELCSMLEKLFAGEKPKKVKDIIAKKQPPAYHHYPHEGAQVHIGIMTNSVTPHSKDYYNARVAVAVLSGGMSSRLFTEVREKRGLCYAVGASYHSLKEAAGIGCYAGTTPDKAQETYDVIITEFRKLADGISEQELYRAKIGLQSALIMQSESTMARAGAAATDYYMLGKVRSLEEIKQNIEKTTVKSILDFIKNNPFDKFCSVTIGPTEIKPV, from the coding sequence ATGCCGAAAAAAACAGACATATATAAACTTGCCAACGGAATGACCGTCATCGGTATTCCTGTGGCGAGTGTACAATCGGCGGCATTCGAGTTTCTCCTGCCTGCAGGCGCTTCTGTAATGCCCCACGGCTGCTGCGGAGCGCCGGCGATAATAGAAGACTGGATTTTCAGGGGAGCAGGCGGAAAAACAAGCAGAGAACTTTCTGATATGCTCGACGGGCTGGGCCTGCATCGGGGAAGCGGTGTCGAATCGAAACATATAACTTTATCAGCGGCGCTGCAGGCGGACAACCTGCCGAAAGCAATTGAACTTTACGCCGATATAATTCTCAAGCCCGCTCTCGAACCGGAGCAGTTTGAATATTCAAGACAGCTTGCGCTGCACGGGCTGCTGAGTCTCGAAGACGACCCCAGACACAAAATATCGCTTCTGTTGAGGGAACATTTTTATCCCGACCCGCTGGGCAAAAACACCGCAGGCAAACAGGAAGATTTACAAACTATTACGGCGGAAAAATGTAACGGAATAATTTCCGAAAATTTAAATATCTCTCAAACCATTTTCGCTGTCGCCGGCAAATACGATTTCAAAGAACTCTGTTCGATGCTCGAAAAACTCTTCGCGGGCGAAAAACCGAAAAAGGTAAAAGACATAATCGCCAAAAAACAGCCGCCTGCCTATCATCATTATCCGCACGAAGGTGCACAGGTGCATATTGGAATTATGACAAACAGCGTAACGCCTCATAGCAAAGATTACTACAACGCCAGAGTTGCCGTCGCTGTTCTTTCGGGAGGAATGAGTTCAAGACTGTTTACCGAAGTGAGGGAAAAAAGAGGGCTCTGCTACGCCGTCGGGGCAAGTTATCACAGCTTGAAGGAAGCGGCAGGCATCGGCTGTTACGCCGGAACCACGCCGGACAAAGCTCAGGAAACTTATGACGTAATAATAACGGAGTTCAGAAAGCTTGCCGATGGCATAAGCGAGCAGGAATTGTATCGCGCTAAAATAGGACTTCAAAGCGCACTGATAATGCAAAGCGAATCGACCATGGCCAGGGCCGGCGCCGCCGCGACAGATTACTATATGCTCGGAAAAGTCCGCAGCCTTGAAGAAATAAAACAGAATATAGAAAAAACGACCGTTAAAAGCATTCTTGATTTTATAAAAAATAATCCTTTCGATAAATTCTGCTCTGTAACCATAGGGCCGACGGAGATAAAACCGGTATAA
- a CDS encoding pitrilysin family protein — MEFKHKKLANGLNIIGEVNKDAQSAATGFFVKTGSRDETDEVNGVSHFLEHMLFKGTDKISAHDVNRKFDDLGAQYNAGTAEEYTIYYSAILPEQLIEAAELWCKLMRPALRDDDFNMEKNVILEEIAMYKDLPEFDVRESCRTLHFGSHPCGKSVLGSVESIKALTSGQMRKYFESRYAPNNITAAIAGNFDFEKICGCIENLCGIWKPKQAERKTEFFAGTAKKEHQKKKSLNCQHTCLMSPTVSYQDERAYAATLLTKIIGDDTGSRFFWELVDSAIAETASMHCEAMDGVGAFYSYIRTDSQNGSKAIQIVENIFKSLKQDKISAAELQKAKNKVLSGITIKNEIPMGRLIELGLNWVYLGQYRPIEDEIQRVKKVTQADIQNLIEEFPLENFTQFSIGPE; from the coding sequence ATGGAATTCAAACATAAAAAACTTGCGAATGGCCTGAATATCATCGGCGAAGTCAACAAAGACGCCCAATCGGCAGCGACAGGCTTTTTTGTTAAGACAGGCTCCCGCGATGAAACCGATGAAGTCAACGGTGTGAGCCATTTTCTCGAGCATATGCTCTTTAAAGGCACAGATAAAATTTCAGCACACGATGTCAACCGGAAATTCGACGACCTCGGCGCACAATACAACGCGGGCACCGCCGAGGAATATACTATTTATTATTCCGCAATTCTGCCCGAGCAACTCATCGAAGCCGCCGAACTATGGTGCAAATTGATGCGGCCGGCACTGAGAGATGATGATTTCAATATGGAAAAAAATGTCATCCTCGAAGAAATAGCGATGTACAAGGACCTGCCGGAGTTCGACGTCAGGGAAAGCTGCAGGACACTGCATTTCGGCTCGCATCCCTGCGGCAAAAGCGTCCTCGGCTCGGTCGAAAGCATAAAGGCACTGACAAGCGGACAGATGAGAAAATATTTCGAAAGCAGGTACGCCCCGAATAATATAACTGCCGCGATTGCGGGAAATTTCGACTTCGAGAAAATCTGCGGCTGCATAGAAAATCTTTGCGGCATCTGGAAACCCAAACAGGCCGAGCGGAAAACTGAATTTTTCGCCGGAACCGCTAAAAAGGAACATCAAAAGAAAAAAAGTCTCAACTGTCAGCATACCTGCCTGATGAGTCCTACAGTTTCATATCAGGACGAAAGAGCTTATGCCGCGACATTGCTTACCAAAATTATCGGGGACGACACCGGCTCGAGATTTTTCTGGGAACTGGTTGACAGCGCTATCGCTGAAACAGCGAGTATGCACTGCGAAGCAATGGACGGAGTAGGCGCTTTTTACAGCTATATCCGAACTGATTCGCAGAACGGCTCCAAAGCCATACAAATCGTCGAGAATATTTTCAAGTCTCTGAAGCAGGATAAAATTTCCGCCGCCGAACTGCAAAAAGCCAAAAACAAGGTACTGTCAGGCATTACAATTAAAAATGAAATACCGATGGGAAGACTTATTGAACTGGGGCTGAACTGGGTTTATCTGGGGCAGTATCGGCCGATTGAAGACGAAATTCAACGAGTAAAAAAAGTAACGCAGGCTGATATACAAAACCTTATCGAAGAATTTCCGCTTGAAAATTTCACGCAATTCTCTATCGGGCCGGAATAA